The following are encoded in a window of Collinsella aerofaciens genomic DNA:
- a CDS encoding Gfo/Idh/MocA family protein: MSELNPVRIAVIGAGAMGRNHIRFVTEEPEAELVAIADAFEGARATAEAAGVPFYTDPAQMMDEVKPEAVIIATPNDLHLGVAREAVKRNIVPLVEKPISNDLEDAQAFAAEAETAGVPVLVGQHRRHNPFVNKAKEIIESGELGKLTVSSFHYMIYKNDEYFDVEWRRKKGAGPILVNLVHDVDLLRYLLGEPVAVQGMQSSAARGFETEDSAVVNVRFADGALASMTISDATASPWNWEATAREDPQYRPFDADAYFIGGTKGALSLPRLHRFSYDGASNWHKPLQMEIPAVDPALPHKMQLKHFVKVVRREVEPVVTPADNVKTLTLLNAIKEAAETGQLVEL; encoded by the coding sequence ATGTCTGAGCTCAACCCCGTCCGCATTGCCGTTATCGGCGCCGGCGCCATGGGCCGCAACCACATCCGCTTTGTCACCGAGGAGCCCGAGGCCGAGCTCGTCGCCATCGCCGACGCCTTTGAGGGCGCCCGCGCCACGGCCGAGGCCGCCGGCGTGCCGTTTTATACCGATCCCGCCCAGATGATGGACGAGGTCAAGCCCGAGGCCGTCATCATCGCCACGCCCAACGACCTACACCTGGGCGTTGCCCGCGAGGCTGTGAAGCGCAACATCGTGCCGCTGGTCGAAAAGCCGATCTCCAACGACCTCGAGGATGCCCAGGCCTTTGCCGCCGAGGCCGAGACCGCCGGCGTGCCCGTACTCGTGGGTCAGCACCGTCGCCACAATCCCTTCGTCAACAAGGCCAAGGAGATCATCGAGTCCGGCGAGCTGGGCAAGCTCACCGTGTCGAGCTTCCACTACATGATCTATAAGAATGACGAGTACTTCGATGTCGAGTGGCGCCGCAAGAAGGGTGCCGGCCCGATCCTGGTCAACCTGGTGCACGACGTCGACCTGCTCCGCTACCTGCTGGGCGAGCCCGTTGCCGTCCAGGGCATGCAGTCCAGCGCCGCCCGCGGTTTTGAGACCGAGGACTCCGCCGTGGTCAACGTCCGTTTTGCCGATGGCGCGCTCGCAAGCATGACCATCTCTGACGCCACCGCCAGCCCCTGGAACTGGGAGGCCACCGCTCGCGAGGATCCGCAGTACCGCCCCTTCGACGCCGACGCCTACTTTATCGGCGGCACTAAGGGCGCCCTTTCGCTGCCCCGCCTGCACCGGTTCTCCTACGACGGCGCCTCCAACTGGCACAAGCCGCTGCAGATGGAGATCCCGGCCGTGGACCCGGCGCTGCCGCACAAGATGCAGCTCAAGCACTTTGTGAAGGTCGTTCGCCGCGAGGTCGAGCCCGTCGTGACCCCCGCCGATAACGTTAAGACGCTCACGCTTCTCAACGCCATCAAGGAGGCCGCCGAGACCGGCCAGCTCGTCGAGCTGTAA
- a CDS encoding DUF7601 domain-containing protein has product MKTGKRRLTAFAVVAATMLLALVGVVAPAWAEDSAAQPHLPVKDNKVTITSTLTMNENAVVPNATFNYSIAPADEESELTSTSGMPVYAGVTDAVTLSPTSVNFSNKDLTSTENTGEKTKTITAKLSAEIKTSLFKAPGIYRYKITQTPSGLDGLNVTYNELFLDVYVENEENGGSGYVVKGCILRTEAGSGEKTAGFLNKYVTHKLTITKVVMGNQGDKNKDFNFTFTIKGADGESYEYATVKNGATTMSQTPATSGTAVTVSLKHGESVIVYGLSSEDKFAVTEADYHGDGYKTSYKIGDGTNSTEGSSIVEKAIGAYDTTVIFTNTKDVTVPTDVIRTVVPYAAIVAFAAVMGVVFFRPRRNRR; this is encoded by the coding sequence ATGAAAACTGGAAAGAGACGACTGACAGCATTTGCAGTTGTGGCTGCCACGATGCTGCTGGCTTTGGTGGGAGTTGTCGCGCCCGCGTGGGCGGAGGACAGTGCCGCTCAACCGCATCTGCCGGTAAAAGACAACAAGGTTACGATCACCTCGACGCTTACCATGAATGAGAATGCCGTGGTGCCTAATGCGACGTTTAACTATTCGATTGCGCCGGCGGATGAGGAGAGTGAGCTTACGAGCACGAGCGGTATGCCCGTTTATGCTGGAGTGACAGACGCCGTCACGCTTTCGCCGACTTCCGTTAATTTTTCCAACAAAGACCTTACAAGCACAGAGAATACCGGTGAGAAAACTAAGACAATAACCGCCAAACTGAGTGCCGAAATTAAAACCTCTCTGTTCAAGGCTCCGGGTATCTATCGATATAAAATTACGCAGACGCCGTCAGGGCTGGACGGTCTCAACGTTACATACAATGAGCTCTTCCTGGATGTTTACGTAGAAAACGAAGAGAATGGCGGTTCGGGCTATGTTGTTAAGGGCTGTATTCTTAGAACAGAAGCAGGCTCGGGCGAGAAGACCGCAGGTTTTTTGAACAAATATGTCACCCATAAGCTGACCATCACAAAGGTCGTCATGGGCAACCAAGGTGACAAGAATAAGGACTTTAATTTTACCTTCACGATTAAAGGCGCTGACGGGGAGAGCTATGAGTACGCCACTGTGAAAAACGGTGCCACCACCATGAGCCAAACTCCAGCTACGTCGGGAACTGCGGTTACCGTAAGCCTTAAGCATGGGGAATCCGTCATCGTTTACGGTCTCTCATCGGAGGATAAATTCGCCGTAACTGAGGCGGATTATCATGGCGACGGTTATAAGACGTCGTACAAGATTGGTGATGGCACCAATTCGACAGAAGGTAGCTCTATTGTCGAGAAAGCTATCGGTGCTTACGACACCACGGTGATCTTTACCAACACCAAGGATGTTACCGTTCCGACCGATGTTATTCGGACGGTCGTTCCCTATGCGGCAATCGTCGCGTTTGCTGCCGTGATGGGCGTGGTCTTCTTCCGTCCTCGTCGTAATCGTCGTTAA
- a CDS encoding LysR family transcriptional regulator, with amino-acid sequence MYDRRLEAISAAAELGSFSRAAALLRVSTPALVKQVSGFEAEFGITLFERSHSGVKVTPAGALLVDDARSIMRQSEDALRRARRAAGDGGAVRLGVSMMCPGRQTLSMWSDIHDLEPSLRFEIVPVSDLYDERESVMRSLGREVDVVQSSFSTPRWGDACQKLRIVNVPFYIDLPRTSPLARKTRITVADLEGMRLRVLRHGNDAMDSLRIDLLADGGVDVIDVDSFDFALFNEAEEKGDAVLTCGAWSGVHPAFVGVPFLCGREVPVFLHYPLEPTLQVQKFVNAMAQLLT; translated from the coding sequence GTGTACGATCGACGACTTGAGGCCATATCGGCCGCCGCGGAGCTGGGAAGCTTCTCGCGTGCGGCGGCATTATTGCGCGTGTCGACCCCGGCACTCGTCAAGCAGGTGTCGGGCTTCGAGGCCGAGTTCGGCATCACGCTGTTCGAGCGCTCGCACTCGGGTGTCAAGGTGACGCCGGCCGGCGCCCTGCTGGTGGACGACGCGCGCTCGATCATGCGGCAGTCCGAGGACGCGCTACGCCGTGCCAGACGCGCGGCGGGCGATGGCGGTGCCGTGCGTCTGGGCGTGTCGATGATGTGTCCGGGGCGCCAAACGCTGTCGATGTGGTCGGACATTCACGATCTGGAACCGTCGCTGCGATTTGAGATCGTGCCGGTAAGCGACCTCTATGACGAGCGCGAATCCGTCATGCGCAGCCTTGGTCGCGAGGTGGATGTAGTGCAGTCGAGTTTTTCGACCCCACGCTGGGGTGATGCCTGCCAAAAGCTCCGCATCGTTAACGTGCCGTTTTATATCGACCTGCCGCGTACGAGCCCGCTGGCGCGTAAGACGCGCATCACGGTCGCCGACTTGGAGGGCATGCGCCTGCGCGTGCTCCGCCACGGCAACGACGCAATGGACAGTCTGCGCATCGACCTTCTGGCCGACGGCGGCGTTGACGTGATCGACGTGGACAGCTTTGACTTTGCGCTCTTTAACGAGGCGGAGGAAAAGGGCGACGCGGTGCTCACCTGCGGGGCGTGGTCGGGGGTGCACCCGGCCTTTGTGGGCGTGCCGTTCCTGTGCGGCCGTGAGGTGCCGGTCTTTTTGCACTATCCGCTCGAGCCCACCCTCCAAGTCCAAAAATTCGTCAACGCCATGGCCCAGCTTCTCACCTAG
- a CDS encoding DUF7601 domain-containing protein, which translates to MPSRAYGDDGNLIANPTFTNQASGWSTTSPRKRIGEASHLDLPTKLLNGQRNLKQANGNHFALAWNLKPQDTDAYFEPGSTYTTFSTQSGSTYEWGLNHRAATEHDVLMLTMGPQQANLSVNNAGQDQLMQLRTWLKAQGKMPQGNTVEQYTVYSDSFAANGGFAGSSADGSHFSFEQGDGRIALSVWLVSSNGQGWFSFGTNSTHYYRALPEQDDEFAYRAVYTAASENTMLALTCYDSNLTGANEQYREWFGNLVNDVHVEKQGTRDIYTDFGKVYQENSSETMTTLNNYAFSTSNLKNDNTNIANGSFEDDIHLGNKSTSKFTLCSPHWRTTETDHRIEIVAQNDYYIDPVGHSVPFAPSDGEYAAELNAHEASSLYQYVTTEPGKQYEWGLDHRGRSGRDAMALIIGPRQENEPYKDNQKALDQYQQIVQWIQMSVDNYVGLDVVNFSQSGCSKKIILYSTKFDKVGGFANASSGSAFSWTADAEHTEKWCVWIMASENDAWASYGSNALEQSKKVDYDYTYTIPDGQNQSVFAFVAYNTANGSNSTGNFLDNISFREFYRIETYTTPNGSGTYFYNANTKTADFTYAKNYVGKQEKNSYFMVDAKRDDGAVFIGAFVNGEFYSADDDAHWTRLEDGTYRFEADKVTKHYKVHLVFSKAGVQYDVNGGKAYHYDPHNESTGDFVQLSGAGASYTSHAAVGQNDDWKFMGWEYAGSGKAVRFDAKHTVTHTAPEGTTDSGTLTIKGKKVNPDTGAVGDAVTVENIPESQGATFVAQWKYRQAFVAQLKNADGTWSNVTTGGTVSSKLKGAKGSIDAGDGSGKDEDAYKKSGVAYFVDDGTFVEAVAAPKEGYHFEGWYDLSNPDAPELLSSSPTYTYNVKDRHTGCVYARFTPRTYTLKVSKSVTGNMGDKRAYFKMTATFTGLKAGQTYAIEYSDASAQGSHALVARPNDRAETVENKTAFTADGQGKATVPFAVKDGLTVSIKALDYNAVYTVSEDDYSSLGYHAELAGASGTLNGPRVTVAVEAKATNSRQVAVPTGITRNPIYALAILAAGVLLATGMVALRLRRGSKRGGRL; encoded by the coding sequence TTGCCCTCGCGTGCGTACGGTGACGATGGCAACCTTATAGCGAACCCAACCTTTACCAACCAAGCTTCTGGTTGGTCGACGACCTCTCCGAGAAAGAGAATCGGCGAGGCGTCGCACCTCGACCTCCCCACGAAGCTCCTCAACGGTCAAAGAAACCTCAAACAAGCTAACGGTAATCACTTTGCGCTTGCGTGGAATCTTAAGCCACAGGATACCGATGCTTATTTTGAACCCGGATCAACCTACACCACCTTTTCCACCCAGAGCGGCTCCACGTACGAGTGGGGCCTCAACCATCGCGCCGCAACCGAACATGACGTGCTGATGCTCACGATGGGTCCTCAACAGGCGAATCTGTCGGTTAACAACGCAGGCCAAGACCAGCTCATGCAGCTGCGGACTTGGCTTAAGGCGCAGGGCAAGATGCCCCAGGGAAATACCGTTGAGCAGTACACCGTTTACAGCGATTCCTTTGCTGCAAATGGCGGCTTTGCTGGTAGCAGCGCCGACGGATCCCACTTCTCGTTTGAGCAGGGCGACGGTCGCATTGCGCTTTCTGTGTGGCTCGTAAGCTCTAACGGACAGGGTTGGTTCTCATTTGGCACCAACAGTACACACTATTATCGAGCGCTTCCCGAGCAAGACGATGAGTTTGCCTATCGGGCAGTCTATACCGCAGCGTCCGAAAATACGATGCTTGCACTAACTTGCTACGATTCAAATCTTACGGGGGCAAACGAACAATACCGGGAGTGGTTTGGCAATCTGGTCAATGACGTTCACGTGGAAAAGCAGGGCACGCGTGACATTTATACTGACTTTGGCAAGGTATATCAAGAAAATTCGTCCGAGACCATGACAACGTTAAATAACTATGCGTTCTCGACCTCGAATCTTAAGAACGATAATACGAACATTGCTAACGGCAGTTTTGAAGACGATATACATCTAGGGAACAAGAGCACCAGCAAGTTTACGCTGTGCTCGCCCCATTGGCGCACGACCGAGACGGACCATCGTATCGAGATCGTTGCCCAGAACGACTACTATATCGACCCAGTTGGACATTCTGTTCCATTTGCACCCTCGGATGGCGAGTACGCCGCCGAGCTCAACGCACACGAGGCGAGTTCGCTCTACCAATATGTGACGACCGAGCCGGGAAAACAGTATGAGTGGGGGCTCGACCACCGCGGCCGCTCGGGTCGAGACGCCATGGCCCTTATCATCGGTCCGCGACAAGAAAACGAGCCGTACAAGGACAATCAAAAGGCACTCGATCAGTACCAGCAAATTGTTCAATGGATTCAAATGAGCGTCGACAACTATGTCGGCTTGGATGTGGTCAATTTTTCCCAATCGGGCTGCAGCAAAAAGATCATCCTGTATTCAACCAAGTTTGACAAAGTGGGCGGATTTGCCAATGCGTCCAGCGGAAGCGCGTTCTCATGGACGGCCGATGCGGAGCATACCGAAAAATGGTGCGTATGGATCATGGCGTCCGAAAACGACGCGTGGGCTTCCTACGGTTCCAACGCGCTCGAGCAGAGCAAAAAGGTTGACTACGACTATACCTACACCATTCCGGATGGCCAAAACCAGAGCGTCTTTGCTTTTGTGGCCTACAACACGGCCAACGGGAGCAATTCGACCGGCAACTTCCTCGACAATATCTCGTTTAGGGAGTTCTATCGCATCGAGACATACACGACGCCCAACGGAAGCGGAACGTATTTTTATAACGCCAATACCAAGACGGCGGACTTTACCTATGCCAAAAACTACGTAGGTAAACAGGAGAAGAACTCCTACTTTATGGTCGATGCCAAACGCGATGACGGGGCAGTCTTTATCGGTGCTTTTGTCAACGGCGAGTTCTATTCCGCAGACGACGACGCACATTGGACCAGATTGGAAGATGGTACCTATCGCTTTGAGGCCGACAAGGTCACAAAGCACTACAAAGTGCACCTCGTGTTTTCCAAGGCAGGCGTTCAATACGATGTGAACGGCGGCAAAGCGTATCACTACGATCCGCACAATGAGTCCACGGGCGATTTCGTACAGCTTTCTGGCGCTGGAGCGAGCTATACCTCCCATGCTGCCGTTGGACAAAACGACGACTGGAAGTTTATGGGCTGGGAGTACGCGGGCTCGGGAAAAGCCGTTCGCTTCGATGCCAAACACACGGTGACCCATACAGCTCCCGAGGGCACCACGGATTCCGGCACTCTTACCATTAAGGGCAAGAAGGTCAATCCGGATACCGGTGCTGTGGGCGATGCGGTAACCGTCGAAAACATTCCCGAGAGCCAGGGCGCGACGTTCGTGGCGCAATGGAAGTATCGTCAGGCCTTTGTTGCCCAGCTTAAAAATGCCGATGGCACGTGGAGCAACGTAACGACGGGCGGCACGGTCAGCTCCAAGCTTAAGGGGGCAAAGGGCTCCATCGATGCCGGGGATGGCTCGGGCAAGGACGAGGACGCGTACAAAAAATCGGGCGTTGCCTACTTTGTGGATGACGGCACGTTTGTGGAGGCGGTGGCCGCTCCCAAGGAGGGCTATCACTTTGAGGGTTGGTACGACCTATCGAATCCGGACGCCCCGGAGCTGCTGTCGTCTTCACCCACCTATACGTACAACGTGAAGGACCGCCATACGGGATGCGTATACGCACGATTCACCCCGCGCACCTACACACTCAAGGTTTCCAAGAGCGTTACGGGCAATATGGGCGACAAGCGTGCCTACTTTAAGATGACGGCGACCTTTACGGGCCTCAAGGCTGGTCAGACCTACGCCATCGAGTATTCGGATGCGTCTGCCCAAGGCAGCCATGCGCTCGTGGCGCGACCGAATGATCGGGCCGAGACCGTGGAAAACAAGACGGCCTTTACGGCCGATGGCCAGGGCAAGGCGACCGTGCCGTTTGCCGTTAAGGACGGCCTGACCGTTTCGATTAAGGCGCTGGATTACAACGCGGTCTATACCGTGAGCGAAGACGATTATTCGTCGTTGGGGTACCACGCCGAGCTTGCGGGTGCGAGCGGCACGCTCAACGGTCCGCGTGTGACCGTTGCCGTTGAAGCTAAGGCCACCAATTCCCGACAGGTCGCGGTGCCTACGGGTATTACGCGCAACCCCATCTATGCCCTGGCGATTTTGGCCGCCGGCGTGCTGTTGGCTACGGGCATGGTTGCGCTGCGTTTACGCCGCGGCTCCAAGAGGGGCGGGCGCCTATGA
- a CDS encoding SDR family NAD(P)-dependent oxidoreductase produces the protein MSNWLKLEGDVCAVTGALGGMGVEICREFARNGANVVLLDLDEEKVKAAAADLAAEFGIHAEGYKMNATDEAEVQAAVDATIADFGRVDVLVNTAGILRFAAMEDLPLSDWEQVLNVNLTGYFITSQRFGREMIKAGQGRLVHISTVASHSPETFSGVYSSTKAGVNMMSKMLAAEWGPYGVRSNCVEPCFVKTPMSANFYADPEVEKSRSRLIATRRIGEVSDIANAVMFLASKRSDFTTGDAIKVDGGFSNMMGDLTAKPGGRRAYADNYLKNKGVELWSDESGVAKPTDQ, from the coding sequence ATGAGCAACTGGCTTAAGCTCGAGGGCGATGTCTGCGCCGTGACCGGCGCACTCGGCGGTATGGGCGTCGAGATTTGCCGCGAGTTCGCCCGCAACGGCGCTAACGTCGTCCTGCTCGATCTGGACGAGGAAAAGGTCAAGGCCGCTGCCGCCGACCTCGCCGCCGAGTTTGGCATCCACGCCGAGGGTTACAAGATGAACGCCACCGACGAGGCCGAGGTTCAGGCCGCCGTCGACGCCACCATCGCCGACTTCGGCCGCGTCGACGTTCTCGTCAACACCGCCGGCATCCTGCGCTTCGCCGCCATGGAGGACCTGCCGCTGAGCGACTGGGAGCAGGTGCTCAACGTCAATCTCACCGGTTACTTCATCACCTCGCAGCGCTTTGGTCGCGAGATGATCAAGGCCGGCCAGGGCCGCCTGGTGCATATCTCGACCGTCGCCAGCCACTCCCCCGAGACGTTCTCGGGCGTGTACAGCTCCACCAAGGCCGGCGTCAACATGATGTCCAAGATGCTCGCCGCCGAGTGGGGCCCCTACGGCGTCCGCTCCAACTGCGTCGAGCCCTGCTTCGTTAAGACCCCGATGTCGGCCAACTTCTACGCCGACCCCGAGGTCGAAAAGAGCCGCAGCCGCCTGATCGCCACGCGTCGCATCGGCGAGGTCAGTGATATCGCCAACGCCGTCATGTTCCTGGCGTCCAAGCGCTCGGACTTTACCACCGGCGACGCCATCAAGGTCGATGGTGGCTTCTCCAATATGATGGGCGACCTCACCGCCAAGCCCGGCGGCCGTCGCGCCTATGCCGACAACTACCTCAAGAACAAGGGTGTCGAGCTTTGGTCCGATGAGTCCGGCGTCGCCAAGCCGACTGACCAGTAA
- the lepB gene encoding signal peptidase I, with the protein MGAHAAPDLGEADDRRDIVGFLARLAFFVVTLWLLFGVVLGVGAVTTGEMAPRICSGDVMLYWRFSQSFNEGDVVVYTADGAERLGRVVARPGDEVTITEEGELMVNGAVVVESDITTPTPRYESAVDYPVRLGTDEFFVLADLREGGHDSRLYGPIARSQIKGNVISVLRRSNL; encoded by the coding sequence TTGGGCGCCCATGCGGCGCCAGATCTGGGAGAAGCGGACGACCGGCGCGATATCGTGGGTTTTCTGGCGCGCTTGGCATTTTTTGTCGTGACGCTCTGGCTGCTCTTTGGCGTGGTCTTGGGCGTGGGTGCAGTCACGACTGGCGAGATGGCCCCGCGTATCTGTTCGGGTGACGTCATGCTCTACTGGAGGTTCAGCCAGAGCTTCAACGAGGGTGACGTGGTGGTATACACCGCGGATGGCGCAGAGCGCCTAGGCCGCGTGGTTGCCCGTCCCGGTGATGAGGTCACGATTACCGAGGAAGGCGAGCTCATGGTTAACGGGGCTGTTGTTGTGGAAAGCGACATCACCACGCCGACGCCGCGCTATGAGTCTGCTGTGGACTATCCCGTGCGCCTGGGAACGGATGAGTTCTTTGTACTGGCAGATTTGCGTGAGGGCGGCCACGACAGCCGCCTGTACGGGCCGATTGCCCGCTCGCAGATCAAGGGCAACGTGATCAGCGTGCTGCGCAGGTCGAACCTGTAG
- a CDS encoding MFS transporter has translation MASTNSNKGRAVVLSAACVTMFFISSIALYSVVSKNLLAVYPEWSSALTWAFPVFQTIMAVTGIFAGRISDKIGPRNVVIAAAVCYGVGWFMSGTVTEPWQFYLWFSLVAAIGNGLGYNPALTTGQKWFIDKKGLASGITLAASTAGPAVLSPVLASLLIPSLGIFGALKALGVIFFVMITASALFLKAPEAGWLPEGFEAPKGGAHAGTFGDLTPGEMVKTPRFWVLIVTFAFAATAGTLLVGKVASIAAVQLFADPTSAAAIALGGVVVSVNTCANLVGRLSFGQIIDKLGAYKSLLISLVVTIVALVIMSMSFTQSMFFVALALLGFSFGALLVIYPPLTGGAFGTSNIGVNYGIMFLGYAASTWISQPITAVLYHAEAGSAAYQQSFYGAIVIAAIAVVLTVYMMVSDSKKKSA, from the coding sequence ATGGCTTCCACCAACTCCAACAAGGGTCGCGCCGTCGTGCTTTCCGCCGCGTGCGTCACCATGTTCTTCATCAGCTCCATCGCGCTGTATTCCGTCGTGAGCAAGAACCTGCTCGCCGTCTACCCCGAGTGGTCCAGCGCCCTTACCTGGGCTTTCCCGGTCTTCCAGACCATCATGGCCGTGACGGGCATCTTCGCCGGCCGCATCTCCGACAAGATCGGCCCGCGCAACGTCGTGATCGCCGCCGCCGTGTGCTACGGCGTGGGCTGGTTCATGTCCGGCACCGTCACCGAGCCGTGGCAGTTCTACCTGTGGTTCTCGCTCGTCGCCGCCATCGGCAACGGCCTGGGTTACAACCCGGCGCTCACCACGGGTCAGAAGTGGTTCATCGACAAGAAGGGCCTTGCCTCCGGCATCACCCTGGCCGCTTCGACCGCCGGCCCCGCCGTGCTGTCCCCGGTGCTCGCCTCGCTGCTCATCCCAAGCCTGGGAATCTTTGGCGCCCTTAAGGCGCTCGGCGTTATCTTCTTTGTGATGATCACCGCCTCCGCCCTGTTCCTGAAGGCCCCCGAGGCCGGTTGGCTGCCCGAGGGCTTCGAGGCCCCCAAGGGCGGCGCGCATGCCGGTACCTTCGGCGACCTCACCCCGGGCGAGATGGTCAAGACCCCGCGCTTCTGGGTTCTCATCGTCACCTTCGCCTTTGCCGCCACCGCGGGCACCCTGCTCGTGGGCAAGGTTGCCTCCATCGCCGCCGTCCAGCTCTTCGCCGACCCCACGAGCGCCGCGGCCATCGCCCTCGGCGGTGTGGTGGTCTCCGTCAACACCTGCGCCAACCTGGTTGGCCGTCTGTCCTTTGGCCAGATCATCGACAAGCTCGGCGCCTATAAGTCGCTGCTCATCAGCCTTGTCGTCACCATCGTCGCACTCGTCATCATGTCGATGAGCTTTACGCAGAGTATGTTCTTTGTGGCGCTCGCCCTGCTCGGCTTTAGCTTTGGCGCCCTGCTCGTCATCTACCCGCCGCTCACCGGTGGCGCCTTCGGCACCAGCAACATCGGCGTCAACTACGGCATCATGTTTTTGGGCTATGCCGCTTCCACCTGGATCAGCCAGCCCATCACCGCCGTGCTGTATCACGCCGAGGCTGGCAGCGCCGCCTACCAGCAGTCCTTCTACGGCGCCATTGTGATCGCCGCCATCGCCGTCGTGCTCACCGTCTACATGATGGTCTCCGACAGCAAGAAGAAGTCCGCCTAG
- the srtB gene encoding class B sortase, giving the protein MELKRIARLARAGDRVLTWFAGFLVLLMLLYGGYSLWDTNNVMNGGFISDELLHYKPTGTNDCARLQDLMAKNPDVVGWVTIDGTNIDYPFVQGKDNQEYLNKNVLGESAVSGAVFLDTRNSRAMTDPYNLLYAHHMDNGAMFGDVDRFLDRGFFDLHRTGTLYTKDGAFRLRIVAVCSFAASDDIIFGPGNLDQASMQTLLTHISQTAVHADMDDVGPDSRIIALSTCSDKTNGRRALIAEVL; this is encoded by the coding sequence ATGGAGCTTAAACGCATAGCTCGGCTGGCGAGAGCCGGCGACCGCGTGCTTACGTGGTTTGCCGGCTTTCTCGTGCTGCTCATGCTGCTGTACGGGGGCTATTCGCTGTGGGATACAAACAACGTTATGAACGGCGGGTTCATCAGCGATGAGCTGCTGCACTACAAACCCACCGGGACCAACGATTGCGCACGCCTGCAGGATCTGATGGCCAAAAATCCCGACGTTGTCGGATGGGTCACCATCGATGGCACCAACATCGATTATCCCTTCGTTCAGGGAAAAGATAACCAGGAATACCTCAACAAAAACGTGTTGGGGGAGTCCGCGGTTTCGGGAGCGGTGTTTTTGGATACGCGCAACAGCCGCGCGATGACCGATCCCTACAATCTGCTCTATGCGCACCACATGGATAACGGTGCGATGTTTGGCGATGTCGATCGGTTTCTAGACAGGGGCTTCTTTGACCTGCACCGCACGGGCACGCTCTACACAAAGGATGGGGCGTTCCGGCTGCGCATCGTTGCCGTGTGTTCGTTTGCTGCGAGTGATGACATTATCTTTGGGCCGGGAAACCTGGACCAGGCCTCGATGCAGACGCTGCTCACGCATATCTCGCAGACGGCGGTGCATGCGGACATGGATGACGTTGGCCCTGATTCGCGCATCATCGCTCTTTCTACCTGCAGTGATAAAACAAACGGGCGCCGAGCACTTATAGCAGAGGTCTTGTAG